The nucleotide sequence AGATATATGGTATGCCGCAGATGTGATTCAAGATGAACAGAAAAACAGCTGGAGTAGTTGTTGTTATAATCATTGCAGCCGCTGCCATTGCACCAATTGCTATCTATGGTTTGGAGGTTGATGTTGCAACTGTGAGTATGGGCCTGAATGTGAGTGGAGGTCCCCTTGGAGCTCTCGAGAAATCATCAGCTCAAATTCCGGACTTTGGTGTGGGATTGACTCAGGTACAGATCAACGTCGAATCGATGAATGCGTATCAGTACATGCTTTCGGGAGTGACAGGCCGGACGGAAGTGGAAGAGGAGACCCCCGACGATGGAGCAGTTGTTGATATCACCATCACCATTACCCTTCAGACTCCCTCCAACGAGACAATTGAAATCACTTTGACCCCGGGAAATGCCGAGGGAACTGGCGAAAAAATAGTTGAAACCACCTTGGGTCCTGATGAAGGTGTAGCAACCTCGGGAGAATTTCATCTATCGATTGTTATTATGATCAAAATAACTCCTCCCGGCTTCGATGAACCAATAGTGGATCTTGACTTGGAACCAGTGAATCGTACTTTCACCATTCCCCAGCAGTGAAATCCGTAGTCTGATAGTCTAAAATGAATCAAGCTGTTATGTCTGGTCAAGCGCCTGCATAGCAGCCTGATATCTTTCTTCTATATCTTCACGGTCGAGTTTCTCTGGAATCTCTTGTTGGCTGGCACGGCGAAGCATTTCTGCCTGTCTTGACAGTGTTACTCTTTGTTCTTTAGTCTGCGTGTGCGGAGCAATCGTCTTGATTGCCTCTAGTAGGCGAATGGTGACTGCAACGTTTGAGTATCCATTCTGCCGGATTTGATTGAATGCAGCCTCAATAATTCCTGCGAACGTTAGCGGGTCCGTAATCACACGCAATCTGTCTTCGCTATCATAATGATATCCAGCCGGAATGCTTCGCTTAACTAGCTCTGAAAGACCTGAGGCTAGCTGGTCAATACATGCCATTGCAGTGAATGGGTCATTTATGCCTGGGGAGAGCGCGCGAACAGCGATTTCGACAAGTTGATTCACTGTAAACTCCACATCGTTTATGCGCAAGCGCTGGTCACCTATGATGAATGCATCAACGATTTCGTTCGTTATTTCATTGATGGAATGTTCTCCAGGGGTAATACTGACAAGTTCGCCCGCTTTTGTAACGAAATCCCCGGGGCGCCGCGCAATGCGCATCGTGAGATCATGCTTCTCCGCGATTTTCACCAGTGCTTCAGAATCTACCGCCTGTAGATAACCACTCGTTTGGGATTCTATGAAGGACTCGGTTTCTTCTTTGCACGCTTTTGTGAGGTCTCTTTCATCTCTCAATGCATATTGATAGATGGTGTAGTCTATGGATTCGGGGAAAAGCCGTTTGATGGCATCTTCAAGGTCCCGACCAACCTCCGCAATGATATGTTCTGCCTGCAATGAAGTAGAAACGTGATGAAAGAAATATACAAGCACGACCACACTTATCATGGCTAAAATGATTGCAACAAACAATGAGAAACTAGGAATGAAAACCGCTCCTGGGCTAGTATCCACACTTCGTAACACGAAGAGACAGTAGGTGTATGTCGAGATAAATGTTCCAAGGACAACTTGGTTACCTCGATCTCGCAGAAAGGTACTGAGCAATCTGGGACCATACTGGCTGGATGCTTGTACAAGCGCAACTATGGTGATAGAGAAGACTACCCCTGTGGTGCCAATCATTGACCCTGCAACAGTAGAAAGAAACGAATATGCCCCCTCCGTATCGGCAACATCTATCCATCCTAGGATATCTTCTAGGCGGACAGCATATGCTTCATCAATCGCAACACACACAAAGGAGAGCACGATTGAAATCACTACCATGATTGCGGGTATGAACCAATATGTGGCCTTGAGTTTCTCGTAATAGGTGGGTAATTTCGACCGCATCATGGCAATTTCATCCCAAGTTCTTTCATTCTGAACAGATAGTATTAGCAACCAGCTTCTATTATTCTTACGACTCTTGCTCTTTGAGTCTTTTAAGGTCCAGTTGTTCAGAGATATTTCTATAGGTTTCCCTGAATTCCTTTCTGAGTACTTCTTTTTGCCCCTCCGACAGAAAAGACGCCTCGACAGCATTAAGCGAAAGCTGAAACAGGTCGTCTATCTGAAAATCAAGTTCTCTATGCAATTCCTTGTATTCGTTGTTCAGATTAGTCTGGAACAGAGTCGGGTCATCACTATTCACTGTAACAAGTAAGCCATGGTCATAAAATTCGCGAATAGGATGCCTTTCCATTGACTCAACTGCCCTTGTTCGAAGATTACTTACTGGACAAGATTCGATGGCTATGTCGTGTTCCTTCATGTATTTCATCAAGTCGGGATCATCTATCGCGGATACAGCATGACCCACCCTCTCAACATCAAGATACTTGATTGCATCCCATATTGACTTCGGACCAGCAGCTTCTCCTGCATGAGCGACCAAGTGAAGTCCCATCTGCTTTGCTCTTTCATATACCGACTCGAATGGCTGAGGCGGGAATTTGTGTTCACTACCCCCTATATCCACCGAAACGATATTCTCTGGTTTTCTTTCGATGGCATCAAGTGTTTGCATTGCTGTATCGGGCCCAAAGTTCCGCACAAGATCAATCCTGATGTCGGCTAGTATTCCAAAATCTCGGTGGGCTCTCTCGGTTCCTCTGTCAATCGCATCAAGCATATCCTCAAAATCCAGTCCTTCTCGCACATGGTCTATGGACGAGAAACTCAGTTCTACGTATCGAATATTCTGATTCGCACAATCCTCAAGCACTTCATGAGCTAACCTTTCGAAATGCCTTTCATGTTGAATAAGCCCAATGAGTTGGCTATATACTTCGATGAAATGCCCAAAATTCTGATACCGGAACAACTTCTGCATTTTCTCTTGGCTGTTGTAGGGAGTGTCTATATCCTCGGCTTTGATGATTTGAACTAGTGTTTTGGGTCGCACAGCTCCTAATAGATGGATGTGCAACTCGGCCTTCGGAAGATGCCGAATCGCTTCAAGAGTATTCATCCACTGTATCTCCCATTCGATTCATGTATCAAGGAATTTTGGGAAACAGACGGCCAGTCTCTTTCATGTAGTTCTCGTATTCCTCACCAAACTCCTCAATCATCATTTTTTCCTCGTTGAAGATTCTCTTGTATGTGAAAGGCATCGAGATTATGAAGATTAGAAGAAGCAACCAGTTCCCAGAGATGAACACTAGTGCGATATCAAGGAGGACATGTGCACTGTATATTGGATGACGAACTCTTCCGTATGGTCCCTCTTTGATCAGCTTTTGCTCTTGTGATGTCTCCAGCATTGCAGAGTAGTTCTCCCGAAGTACGTGATGTGCCCAAAACACGTAGGCAATTGAGATACTGCCTAGGATCACCCCAAGAGCCCGCAATTCAGTAATGAGGGGAATATACGACCAAGCAATGATATCTAAATCGAGCAGATACATTGCTGCAATTGTTATGTATATCCAAAAAACTACCAAGAGTAGAAATGAACTAGCTTTGCCTTCTTCCCTTATTGCCTGTAGACGTTCACTACGGGATTTCTTCCCGAACTTGGTCTTCCTGACGTAATAGCCTCGGATGCCCCAGAATAGAACGAAAGTGAACAGGAAGGTAATCCGAAAAAGCATGTCGGTTTTCTCCTTTCCATATCGACTATTTACCCTCATTCGTCGCTAGGCCAGAGTATGTCATCGCATAACTGAACCTTTCCATTGCTTATCGGTACATCCTCGTCTTCCACCTGTTTTCTCCTTTCCGCTGCTCTTTTTTCATCGCCCCCGAAGCTGCCATCATTCTTGACAACACGGTGACAGGGGACAACAGGATGTAGCGGATTCTTATGAAGTGTATTTCCGACGGCACGGTACGCGTTGGGTCTTCCGATCTTCTTAGCTATCCGGCCATACGTACTAACCTTTCCTTCTGGAATCCTATAGGTTGCCAGATAAACATCCTTCTCGAATTCAGTCCTATCTGCCAGAAATCGTCTGATGTCTTCTTCAGTTTTGACTTCACTCTTATCCATCATAGTGTTACAGTTATCGCCCGGGTATTTATTCAATTCCACTTGGGGTGAGCGTACTTCGACCTGTAATTGATTATCATATCAAAAGAGACATAATCTCGTGCAGAATTGAATGAGAAAAGCGAGGTAACACGTCATGCAAACGTGGGTCAATCCAACGATATCCGTTCTACTGCTGTTGGCCGCTCTTGGATTCCTCGGTGGTTTCGTTGACAATGCCTTTGGAATGGGCTACAGCCTTCTTACACCTATCTTCCTCTTTCTTGGCTTTAATCCCCTCCTAGTTGTACCCACTCTTTTGCTCTCACAAACGGTTGCTGGCCTTTCGGGTTCCGTCTTTCACCATCTCTACAAGAATGTGGATTTCAGGGAACGTGATGGCAGACAAACGAGAATCTATCTTCTCTTCACAGGGACCGGCGTAGCTGGTGCAATACTATCCGCTACTTTGGCAGTGACCCTACCGCAATGGTTCATGCTACTCTATATCGGCCTTATGTTGCTGATTGTTGGGATTATTGTTCGTTTCAAGATCAATTTCACCGGAGGATGGTGGAAAATGTACGCAGCCAGCGCGATTGGCGGTTTCAACAAAGCAATCGCAGGTGGGGGATATGGTCCACTTGTGACGAGTGTGCAAATCATGTGTGGCAGTAAAGTGAAAAGCTCGGTTGGAACCACTCAGTTTTCAGAAGCTACAATCTCCTCAATCGGTTTTATAATCTATTATGTACTCAACGGCGGATTTGCACTTATTCCGGTTATCCAGTCGATGGTCGTGTTGGTTGTTACCGGTGCTGTGGCAGCTCCTATGGGCGCATTGCTTGTCAAGCGACTAGATGAACATATGGCACGTAAGGCGGTGGGTGTGAGCTCGATTATTCTGGGTATCATCACTCTTGGCAGGTTTCTCCTTCTCTGGTAACCCCCCTCATATGTCACTCCTGTCACAGTCCTTGAAATAGGGAAGAATGCCTTCAAAATCATCATCGAAACAAGCAAACGTTAGGATAATGTTTTAATCTCCACTCATTTGGCTCGGAATTGATATTGTTCTCCATCCACTCATCTTCGAGAACAAACCGCGGCTGCTGATCGTGCTGAAATCTGAGACACTAAAGGGCCGTTCAAAGGTGTATCTTCTCGGAGCTCTTACTGGTGCAATGGCAGGAATAGGAGCAGTTGTGTTCCGCTATCTCATTCTCTACCCAAGTTACTTGTTCGCTGCAATCCCGAACGCGATTGGCCTATTAGGTTAGATTGAACAGAGGGGAAGAACCCCCTCTGCTATTCTATTGAAATTACTTACCTCTCTTCTTGAGCAACATCTGCACTACTAACACAAGCACTATACCTCCAGCCAGTCCAATGAAAAGGCCATAGGCAGCCATGATGTTAGACAGGGATTCTCCAATCGCCCCAATGGCATCAGGATTGAGCACCTCATATTCGATAGAACTGGATACCTCATTCCCCGCACCGTCAATCGCTACAAATGTGACAGTGTAATCACCATTCTCTAGGGCTG is from Candidatus Lokiarchaeota archaeon and encodes:
- a CDS encoding methylated-DNA--[protein]-cysteine S-methyltransferase: MNKYPGDNCNTMMDKSEVKTEEDIRRFLADRTEFEKDVYLATYRIPEGKVSTYGRIAKKIGRPNAYRAVGNTLHKNPLHPVVPCHRVVKNDGSFGGDEKRAAERRKQVEDEDVPISNGKVQLCDDILWPSDE
- a CDS encoding TSUP family transporter, whose amino-acid sequence is MQTWVNPTISVLLLLAALGFLGGFVDNAFGMGYSLLTPIFLFLGFNPLLVVPTLLLSQTVAGLSGSVFHHLYKNVDFRERDGRQTRIYLLFTGTGVAGAILSATLAVTLPQWFMLLYIGLMLLIVGIIVRFKINFTGGWWKMYAASAIGGFNKAIAGGGYGPLVTSVQIMCGSKVKSSVGTTQFSEATISSIGFIIYYVLNGGFALIPVIQSMVVLVVTGAVAAPMGALLVKRLDEHMARKAVGVSSIILGIITLGRFLLLW
- the add gene encoding adenosine deaminase; translation: MNTLEAIRHLPKAELHIHLLGAVRPKTLVQIIKAEDIDTPYNSQEKMQKLFRYQNFGHFIEVYSQLIGLIQHERHFERLAHEVLEDCANQNIRYVELSFSSIDHVREGLDFEDMLDAIDRGTERAHRDFGILADIRIDLVRNFGPDTAMQTLDAIERKPENIVSVDIGGSEHKFPPQPFESVYERAKQMGLHLVAHAGEAAGPKSIWDAIKYLDVERVGHAVSAIDDPDLMKYMKEHDIAIESCPVSNLRTRAVESMERHPIREFYDHGLLVTVNSDDPTLFQTNLNNEYKELHRELDFQIDDLFQLSLNAVEASFLSEGQKEVLRKEFRETYRNISEQLDLKRLKEQES
- a CDS encoding DUF1295 domain-containing protein, whose translation is MRVNSRYGKEKTDMLFRITFLFTFVLFWGIRGYYVRKTKFGKKSRSERLQAIREEGKASSFLLLVVFWIYITIAAMYLLDLDIIAWSYIPLITELRALGVILGSISIAYVFWAHHVLRENYSAMLETSQEQKLIKEGPYGRVRHPIYSAHVLLDIALVFISGNWLLLLIFIISMPFTYKRIFNEEKMMIEEFGEEYENYMKETGRLFPKIP
- a CDS encoding DUF2254 domain-containing protein: MLSRRLFCRRGKKKYSERNSGKPIEISLNNWTLKDSKSKSRKNNRSWLLILSVQNERTWDEIAMMRSKLPTYYEKLKATYWFIPAIMVVISIVLSFVCVAIDEAYAVRLEDILGWIDVADTEGAYSFLSTVAGSMIGTTGVVFSITIVALVQASSQYGPRLLSTFLRDRGNQVVLGTFISTYTYCLFVLRSVDTSPGAVFIPSFSLFVAIILAMISVVVLVYFFHHVSTSLQAEHIIAEVGRDLEDAIKRLFPESIDYTIYQYALRDERDLTKACKEETESFIESQTSGYLQAVDSEALVKIAEKHDLTMRIARRPGDFVTKAGELVSITPGEHSINEITNEIVDAFIIGDQRLRINDVEFTVNQLVEIAVRALSPGINDPFTAMACIDQLASGLSELVKRSIPAGYHYDSEDRLRVITDPLTFAGIIEAAFNQIRQNGYSNVAVTIRLLEAIKTIAPHTQTKEQRVTLSRQAEMLRRASQQEIPEKLDREDIEERYQAAMQALDQT